Proteins encoded in a region of the Xylocopa sonorina isolate GNS202 chromosome 1, iyXylSono1_principal, whole genome shotgun sequence genome:
- the LOC143430201 gene encoding pyruvate dehydrogenase phosphatase regulatory subunit, mitochondrial isoform X1 — protein MWYHLKIFSNKHVAKWNNFTFSNCQRLRYSSSKSTIKASEDVDDPLPKEAKVVICGGGVMGGAVAYHLSRMGLGPQTVILESGRLGGGTTWHTSGLVGAFKPSLAQVKLAQDSIALYKELEEKGLSTGWKQCGSLSLARTRDRMTVFRRMKAQSISRNIECHLITPKQVQEICPLLQVDDLVGGLWIPGDGVGDPYQICLTLIEEARKKGVKVFENCKVTKIITQNGKIEAVGTTGGTIECEHFVNCAGFWARNVGKLSEPYVKVPLHPVEHYYLHTKPIDGLDPMTPVIRDLDGYIYFRENNGSLLAGGFEPVAKPAFEDGTIPEGTEERFLPEDWDHFHILLEQMLYRIPSLGNAILERLCNGPEAFSPDCKWIVGEAPEIRNYYIAAGMKTVGISAAGGVGRATAELIVNGSTSLDMYELDVSRFLGLHNNRKFLRDRVREVPGMHYALQYPHHEFKTGRNLRMSPIYPKLRQAGAVFSQVMGYERPSWFQLDDDNDLETIDGFQRYKIAYTNTFSKPPWFEQVSHEYAACRETIGLSDYSSFTKIDLWSNGMEVVDLLQYLCSNDVDVPVGSIIHTGMQNHRGGYENDCSLARIAPNHYMMIAPTIQQTRCKHWINRHLPADGSVAVSDVTSAYTAICIMGPATRPLLSELTDTDLNPKNFPFFTFKELDVGLANGIRTMNLTHTGELGYVLYIPNEFALHVYTRLVEAGAKYKIKHAGYYATRALRVEKFYAFWGQDLDTFTTPLECGRTWRVKLDKTVDFIGKDALLKQREEGVKRKYVQLLLNDHDSELDTWCWGSEPIFRNGKYCGMTTTTGYGFTFKKQVCLGFVQNIDSQGYPQEVTNEYILSGDYEVDVAGIKYPAKCHLHSPNLPTKFPDKERDSYHATRDHQVV, from the exons ATGTGGtatcatttaaaaatattttctaatAAACACGTAGCAAAGTGGAATAATTTTACCTTTTCCAACTGTCAAAGATTAAGGTACAGTAGTTCAAAATCTACCATTAAAGCAAGTGAAGATGTTGATGATCCACTTCCCAAGGAAGCAAAAGTTGTTATATGCGGCGGTGGTGTAATGGGGGGTGCAGTTGCTTATCATCTTTCTCGTATGGGATTAGGGCCTCAAACCGTTATCTTAGAAAGCGGCAG ATTAGGAGGCGGAACAACATGGCATACTTCAGGATTAGTAGGAGCATTTAAACCAAGCTTGGCGCAAGTTAAACTTGCTCAAGATAGTATTGCGTTGTACAAAGAATTAGAAGAGAAAGGTTTGTCGACAGGATGGAAACAATGTGGTAGTCTTTCTTTAGCACGTACAAGAGATCGTATGACTGTATTTAGACGAATGAAAGCACAATCTAT atcacgtaacatagaatgtCATCTGATTACACCAAAGCAAGTCCAAGAGATATGTCCATTATTACAAGTAGATGATTTGGTTGGAGGTTTATGGATTCCAGGGGATGGTGTAGGGGATCCATACCAAATTTGTTTAACTTTAATAGAAGAAGCAAGGAAGAAAG GTGTTAAAGTATTTGAAAATTGTAAAGTAACTAAGATTATTACGCAAAACGGTAAAATTGAAGCTGTAGGGACAACAGGTGGCACTATAGAATGTGAACATTTTGTGAATTGTGCTGGATTTTGGGCACGTAATGTAGGCAAATTAAGTGAACCATATGTAAAG GTTCCTCTTCATCCTGTAGAACATTATTATTTGCATACAAAACCCATTGATGGATTGGATCCTATGACACCTGTTATAAGGGATCTAGATGGATACATTTATTTTCGGGAAAACAATGGAAGTTTATTAGCTGGTGGTTTTGAACCAGTTGCAAAGCCTGCATTTGAAGATGGAACGATACCTG AAGGTACAGAAGAAAGATTTTTACCAGAAGACTGGgatcattttcatattttacTCGAACAAATGCTTTATAGAATTCCGAGTCTGGGAAATGCAATTTTGGAAAGATTGTGTAATGGCCCTGAAGCATTTTCACCGGATTGCAAATGGATAGTTGGCGAAGCACCTGAAATACGCAATTATTATATAGCCGCTGGTATGAAAACG GTAGGTATATCAGCGGCTGGTGGTGTTGGTCGAGCAACTGCAGAATTAATAGTTAACGGCTCGACATCTTTAGATATGTATGAATTAGACGTATCGCGTTTTTTGGGACTTCACAATAATCGCAAATTTTTACGCGATCGAGTAAGAGAAGTTCCCGGCATGCATTACGCTTTACAATATCCTCATCATGAATTTAAAACTGGTAGAAATTTAAGAATGTCTCCAATTTATCCCAAACTTCGACAAGCCGGTGCTGTATTTAGCCAAGTGATGGGGTACGAGCGACCATCCTGGTTTCAATTAGATGACGATAATG ATTTGGAAACAATTGATGGATTTCAAAGGTACAAGATAGCATATACAAACACATTTAGTAAACCACCATGGTTTGAACAAGTTTCGCACGAATATGCTGCATGTCGCGAAACAATTGGGCTTAGTGATTATTCTTCTTTTACTAAAATCGATTTATGG TCAAATGGAATGGAAGTGGTGGATCTATTACAGTACTTGTGTTCAAATGATGTAGATGTTCCAGTAGGAAGTATCATCCATACAGGCATGCAAAATCATCGTGGAGGCTATGAAAACGATTGCAGTTTAGCTCGTATTGCTCCCAATCA CTATATGATGATTGCACCCACTATACAACAAACTCGTTGCAAACATTGGATCAATCGTCATTTACCTGCAGATGGTTCTGTAGCAGTATCTGATGTAACATCAGCATATACAGCAATTTGCATCATGGGCCCTGCTACTAGGCCGTTACTATCAGAATTAACAGACACTGACTTGAATCCTAAAAATTTTCCATTTTTTACTTTCAAG GAATTAGATGTTGGTCTTGCTAATGGAATACGCACAATGAATTTGACTCATACTGGTGAACTCGGTTACGTTTTATATATCCCAAATGAA TTCGCATTACATGTTTATACAAGATTGGTAGAAGCTGGGGCTAAATATAAGATAAAACATGCTGGTTACTATGCAACTCGAGCTTTACGGGTTGAAAAATTTTACGCGTTCTGGGGTCAAGATTTAGATACTTTTACCACTCCTTTAGAATGCGGTCGAACTTGGAGAGTAAAACTTGAT AAAACGGTGGATTTTATTGGCAAAGATGCTCTTTTAAAACAACGCGAAGAAGGTGTAAAACGAAAATATGTCCAACTGTTATTAAATGATCATGATTCTGAATTAGATACATGGTGTTGGGGCAGTGAACCTATCTTTAGGAATGGAAAATATTGTGGAATGACAACTACTACGGGTTACGGATTTACGTTTAAAAAGCAG GTTTGCCTTGGATTTGTACAAAATATTGATTCGCAAGGATATCCTCAGGAAGTAacaaatgaatatatattatcaggagatTATGAAGTAGATGTAGCAGGAATAAAATACCCTGCTAAATGTCACCTGCATAGCCCAAATCTGCCAACCAAATTTCCAGATAAGGAAAGGGactcttaccatgcaacacgtGATCATCAAGTCGTTTAA
- the LOC143430201 gene encoding pyruvate dehydrogenase phosphatase regulatory subunit, mitochondrial isoform X2 — translation MWYHLKIFSNKHVAKWNNFTFSNCQRLRYSSSKSTIKASEDVDDPLPKEAKVVICGGGVMGGAVAYHLSRMGLGPQTVILESGRLGGGTTWHTSGLVGAFKPSLAQVKLAQDSIALYKELEEKGLSTGWKQCGSLSLARTRDRMTVFRRMKAQSISRNIECHLITPKQVQEICPLLQVDDLVGGLWIPGDGVGDPYQICLTLIEEARKKGVKVFENCKVTKIITQNGKIEAVGTTGGTIECEHFVNCAGFWARNVGKLSEPYVKVPLHPVEHYYLHTKPIDGLDPMTPVIRDLDGYIYFRENNGSLLAGGFEPVAKPAFEDGTIPEERFLPEDWDHFHILLEQMLYRIPSLGNAILERLCNGPEAFSPDCKWIVGEAPEIRNYYIAAGMKTVGISAAGGVGRATAELIVNGSTSLDMYELDVSRFLGLHNNRKFLRDRVREVPGMHYALQYPHHEFKTGRNLRMSPIYPKLRQAGAVFSQVMGYERPSWFQLDDDNDLETIDGFQRYKIAYTNTFSKPPWFEQVSHEYAACRETIGLSDYSSFTKIDLWSNGMEVVDLLQYLCSNDVDVPVGSIIHTGMQNHRGGYENDCSLARIAPNHYMMIAPTIQQTRCKHWINRHLPADGSVAVSDVTSAYTAICIMGPATRPLLSELTDTDLNPKNFPFFTFKELDVGLANGIRTMNLTHTGELGYVLYIPNEFALHVYTRLVEAGAKYKIKHAGYYATRALRVEKFYAFWGQDLDTFTTPLECGRTWRVKLDKTVDFIGKDALLKQREEGVKRKYVQLLLNDHDSELDTWCWGSEPIFRNGKYCGMTTTTGYGFTFKKQVCLGFVQNIDSQGYPQEVTNEYILSGDYEVDVAGIKYPAKCHLHSPNLPTKFPDKERDSYHATRDHQVV, via the exons ATGTGGtatcatttaaaaatattttctaatAAACACGTAGCAAAGTGGAATAATTTTACCTTTTCCAACTGTCAAAGATTAAGGTACAGTAGTTCAAAATCTACCATTAAAGCAAGTGAAGATGTTGATGATCCACTTCCCAAGGAAGCAAAAGTTGTTATATGCGGCGGTGGTGTAATGGGGGGTGCAGTTGCTTATCATCTTTCTCGTATGGGATTAGGGCCTCAAACCGTTATCTTAGAAAGCGGCAG ATTAGGAGGCGGAACAACATGGCATACTTCAGGATTAGTAGGAGCATTTAAACCAAGCTTGGCGCAAGTTAAACTTGCTCAAGATAGTATTGCGTTGTACAAAGAATTAGAAGAGAAAGGTTTGTCGACAGGATGGAAACAATGTGGTAGTCTTTCTTTAGCACGTACAAGAGATCGTATGACTGTATTTAGACGAATGAAAGCACAATCTAT atcacgtaacatagaatgtCATCTGATTACACCAAAGCAAGTCCAAGAGATATGTCCATTATTACAAGTAGATGATTTGGTTGGAGGTTTATGGATTCCAGGGGATGGTGTAGGGGATCCATACCAAATTTGTTTAACTTTAATAGAAGAAGCAAGGAAGAAAG GTGTTAAAGTATTTGAAAATTGTAAAGTAACTAAGATTATTACGCAAAACGGTAAAATTGAAGCTGTAGGGACAACAGGTGGCACTATAGAATGTGAACATTTTGTGAATTGTGCTGGATTTTGGGCACGTAATGTAGGCAAATTAAGTGAACCATATGTAAAG GTTCCTCTTCATCCTGTAGAACATTATTATTTGCATACAAAACCCATTGATGGATTGGATCCTATGACACCTGTTATAAGGGATCTAGATGGATACATTTATTTTCGGGAAAACAATGGAAGTTTATTAGCTGGTGGTTTTGAACCAGTTGCAAAGCCTGCATTTGAAGATGGAACGATACCTG AAGAAAGATTTTTACCAGAAGACTGGgatcattttcatattttacTCGAACAAATGCTTTATAGAATTCCGAGTCTGGGAAATGCAATTTTGGAAAGATTGTGTAATGGCCCTGAAGCATTTTCACCGGATTGCAAATGGATAGTTGGCGAAGCACCTGAAATACGCAATTATTATATAGCCGCTGGTATGAAAACG GTAGGTATATCAGCGGCTGGTGGTGTTGGTCGAGCAACTGCAGAATTAATAGTTAACGGCTCGACATCTTTAGATATGTATGAATTAGACGTATCGCGTTTTTTGGGACTTCACAATAATCGCAAATTTTTACGCGATCGAGTAAGAGAAGTTCCCGGCATGCATTACGCTTTACAATATCCTCATCATGAATTTAAAACTGGTAGAAATTTAAGAATGTCTCCAATTTATCCCAAACTTCGACAAGCCGGTGCTGTATTTAGCCAAGTGATGGGGTACGAGCGACCATCCTGGTTTCAATTAGATGACGATAATG ATTTGGAAACAATTGATGGATTTCAAAGGTACAAGATAGCATATACAAACACATTTAGTAAACCACCATGGTTTGAACAAGTTTCGCACGAATATGCTGCATGTCGCGAAACAATTGGGCTTAGTGATTATTCTTCTTTTACTAAAATCGATTTATGG TCAAATGGAATGGAAGTGGTGGATCTATTACAGTACTTGTGTTCAAATGATGTAGATGTTCCAGTAGGAAGTATCATCCATACAGGCATGCAAAATCATCGTGGAGGCTATGAAAACGATTGCAGTTTAGCTCGTATTGCTCCCAATCA CTATATGATGATTGCACCCACTATACAACAAACTCGTTGCAAACATTGGATCAATCGTCATTTACCTGCAGATGGTTCTGTAGCAGTATCTGATGTAACATCAGCATATACAGCAATTTGCATCATGGGCCCTGCTACTAGGCCGTTACTATCAGAATTAACAGACACTGACTTGAATCCTAAAAATTTTCCATTTTTTACTTTCAAG GAATTAGATGTTGGTCTTGCTAATGGAATACGCACAATGAATTTGACTCATACTGGTGAACTCGGTTACGTTTTATATATCCCAAATGAA TTCGCATTACATGTTTATACAAGATTGGTAGAAGCTGGGGCTAAATATAAGATAAAACATGCTGGTTACTATGCAACTCGAGCTTTACGGGTTGAAAAATTTTACGCGTTCTGGGGTCAAGATTTAGATACTTTTACCACTCCTTTAGAATGCGGTCGAACTTGGAGAGTAAAACTTGAT AAAACGGTGGATTTTATTGGCAAAGATGCTCTTTTAAAACAACGCGAAGAAGGTGTAAAACGAAAATATGTCCAACTGTTATTAAATGATCATGATTCTGAATTAGATACATGGTGTTGGGGCAGTGAACCTATCTTTAGGAATGGAAAATATTGTGGAATGACAACTACTACGGGTTACGGATTTACGTTTAAAAAGCAG GTTTGCCTTGGATTTGTACAAAATATTGATTCGCAAGGATATCCTCAGGAAGTAacaaatgaatatatattatcaggagatTATGAAGTAGATGTAGCAGGAATAAAATACCCTGCTAAATGTCACCTGCATAGCCCAAATCTGCCAACCAAATTTCCAGATAAGGAAAGGGactcttaccatgcaacacgtGATCATCAAGTCGTTTAA
- the LOC143430875 gene encoding LITAF domain-containing protein yields MYKTGPPPPYEPPPYAPPGYAQAIGGVPPASPFTPAETYTNGPTIVTTIVPLGPGSTHTICPHCHTEIDTTRKTEPGMIAYISGVVIALMGCWLGCCLIPCCIDECMDVHHTCPNCKAYLGRYRR; encoded by the exons atgtATAAAACTGGGCCACCACCACCTTATGAACCACCTCCATATGCACCACCTGGCTATGCACAAGCGATTGGTGGGGTTCCTCCTGCTAGTCCCTTTACACCTGCAGAAACTT ATACAAATGGACCAACTATAGTTACGACAATTGTTCCACTTGGACCAGGATCAACGCACACAATTTGTCCTCACTGTCATACAGAAATTGATACCACAAGAAAAACGGAACCTGGCATGATTGCTTATATATCTGGAGTGGTGATTGCTTTAATGGG ATGCTGGTTGGGATGCTGTTTGATACCATGCTGTATCGATGAATGTATGGATGTTCACCATACTTGTCCTAATTGCAAAGCTTATCTGGGCCGTTATAGGAGATAA